The Plutella xylostella chromosome 11, ilPluXylo3.1, whole genome shotgun sequence genome contains the following window.
atttacATTGAACTATTAAGTTAAAAGATTGTTTGCAAAATAAATTCgacatttacattttaatttaattataaattatgtacagtcgtcgaaatataataggcccgtttggacagctacacaaatttgctatttactcttgatttacttgatgaaatacataatataaaaagacacatgatctggcttattttttaacggctgaaagaaaaaagaacttttgaagcaccaaaagttacttattgtttagattttttattatttagatttgACATAAGCTGgagctgtcatcccatacattttcgagctgtccaaacgggcctattatatttcgacgactgtaattACACTTACTATTAGAACTAAAGACATTCAAATTCATTTATAACAGTGAATTTtaagtaaacaaatatttcataGATCATTcgtgtaaattaaataattaggtataggatcaaaataaatgaattaggtacctttttaaaatatttttaccggGATCTAAAGACAAAGTAATCTCTGAATACTTAACTATaagataagtaattaatttagggctgatttttcaatagtcagataaaagttatctgaggaataattctgatgctgccGCGACTGAGTGTTTATATGACAGCTACAATTTTATACCTCAGATAACACTTTTCTGACTATtcaaaaatcagcccttactacaactttaattaagtacctataaatgaATAAGATCCATATGAGGTATTTTGGCGAAAGTGTACAGATTATCTTGTATAACCCGTGCGaataaaggtaagcgtcccaCCTTTCGGAATCCGACGCATcccattcagtattctttgtatagaaactCACACAAGTGCCGAAGGAAAAATCCTGCCTCGCTATTATCCCCAAATACAATTCAAAAGATTCAAAATTTGTCATTTGCtcgttttcattaatttaccAGACATTAACAGCATATGTCAATCATTCGTAGGACTCATGCtagattttacaaaaaatcatGTAAGTACAGCAACTATTTCCATATTGCTTCTTTATCAGCACGGGTATCCAATGAAAAATGTGTTTAGTTCAAGACATGCCCAACAGATGGcgttttattaataagtaaatttttttttgcgaatgcTGCAAAAGATAAACCAtcggttttatttattcaaattgAAGTATCTGAAAAATCAGCTTTGCTGTTAAACCTTTCAGTAAAAAAACGGCAAAATTAGAAGGCTATTAAAATTTAAGACTTCACAAGTCTTCAACTGCTAGCTTAGGTAACCATAGACagcttaaataataaattacatagaTAACTAGTCTATTCTTTTAATCTCGGATACTAAATTTACAAGTGCAATAATGTCAAGCAAAACATTTTTGTACCAACTTTAATTCAATTTGACATTAATTTGCActtgtcaatttagtatccgAGATAAAACAATAGACTATGACAAACCCATCCCCACACGCAAACATACTCTATGGAAGATGTCCATACAAAAATACTTACGCCTACtcaaagtctgttttttaaccTCAGATACCAAATTGAAAGATTCTACACGGTTCATCATCAACAATCTATTGTCctgcgattaagtgacgtatcgttctattgacGGGataatcgactgttgatgaaccgttcagaatctgtcaatttagtaagtacatatctgagattaaaaaacagacctTACTTACACAAATCTATTTATATTACGCTTTATTCTGCTCTCTTCTCTGCGCTTTCGCTCTCCTCCTATGTATTATCGGCACAAAACCCCACAAAGACGCGCCTCCCACTAAAATAAACCCGAGGGTTATAAACAAACTCTTATACGACTTAGCGTATTCGAACCAAAACCCACATATAGGCGGACCTATCAACTGTAGTATCCCATTCATAAACAACGAAATACCGTACGAAGACATAAGTCTTTCCGTCCCTAACATTTCTGTCATCACTAACGCTGTAACTCCCACATTGACACCGGACGCTATGCCAAATATGGAACAGAAAGCACTTATGGCTGAATAACTTGATACTAGAGGTATAGCAGCTAAACTTAGCCCGGATATCAAAAGACCTGTTATAAAAAAGTATCTTTTTGGGGTATCTACTACGTCAGAGAGCGCTGAACCTCCTATTCGCCCGATTAGGTCTAGTGCTGATATTATAGATAGCAAGTAAGCCCCCAAAGACTTATCAAAGCCCATTTCCTGAGCGTACGAAGGTACTAGAATAATAAAGTTGGTATACGATATAGCGCACGTGCAGTTCGATATCAAAATCACCAAATATATCGGATCTTTCAGCAGATTCACATCGAAATACTTACTAGGTTCCTTTTTCCCATCCTCATCCCTATTCTTCTTGCAACAACCACAACAGTACGTTATAGGGGCTAAACTATCCGTCACAGATTTTAACGAAAACTGGGACGCGAACTCACTAGGTTTCTCAAAAGCCGACAACGTCGAACCATGAAAAGGAGTCGACATATACTGAAAACTGGAGGCAGAAGGACTTCTCTTAGGTGTCTTAGGAACCCCTAATTTCTTGCCAAACGCTTCCGTAGAATTAACCCGACTCCCTTTGCCTTCGACTACAGATTCTAGGACTAAAGACGGCGTGCTTTGTTTATTAGAAATTCTGCTAGAATTATGTTGGAGGCCGTGTTTTGACGATGACGATATCTTCCTTATTCTTTCTGAATATTGTTTCTCGTCGTTCAAGTCTGAGTTAGACTTGTTTATAAGCATGGAGGGTGATCCGTTTTGCTGTTTTTCTGGCACTAAGTCTTCTGGTTTGACTATGCGTGGCGTCTCGTCGTAGTAGGTGGTCACTTCCTCTTCGGCAAATGGCTCCAACTGGAAATTTAAAGCAGTTTTCGGATCAGTTTTGGGGCATTTGTAATTGGGTTATGTTGTAATGATGACTACATAATACTCTggattacagtcgtcgaaatacaaaaggcccgtttggacagctacacaaatttgatgaaatacataaaaagatacataatctggcttattatttaacggccgaaggaaaaaagaacttttaaagcaccaaaagttacttattgtttagattttttatgatttaggtttgacaccagctgtcatcccatacattttggagctgtccaaacgggcctgttatatttcgacgaatgtaggtattaatattACATGGATTTTCTATCTATTTTTTTCGCAGTATATGTAGTAATATAGGCACTCACTTAAGAAACAGTACCTACCATTTCGTATAGACTTTCAAGATCTATTTGTTCTTTgccagagagtgacaaaacagttcaatagctaaaacgtccaacaacttttttatgaaaatgcaAATTTTGGTTACGGaaataagacaaaaaaaaacaagaaaaatacagtaagtataactatatttttattaaaattatttacaaagaaaTGTCAAAGTCATAAcatattaggtaagtaatacaatttagtatgtaaaataacacaaaaaaatacacaattgtgggttttaatgttaaaaacaCGGATATAGTTAgaaaattatttcaataagtaaaaaatatatattaatttattttaataattttttgtcGACCAAGGAATGATATAGgaatgattttttaaacaaaaaaaatatatcacaaGGTATTTTGGAATTTGGTGTAGTGAGCTTAGAGTACAATTTGGCAAGTTTCAGTTagtaataagtataacattGTTTAATACTTACGATTTATCAGAAAAAATGTGTAAACATTTATCACAAAATCatgatttttaatttttttttcatcagtGTTAgcgtaaaatacataaattacagACTAAAGAGTTATTGATTGGTAAATAGTGTAAAAacaattcgaaaaaaaaacactcaatgaatttattaaaaaaatattttctaaattgGAAGCCTCTTTATATGGCATAAATTATGCAACAATTTGCAGGCAAATCCTcttgttatacagggtgtttcaaaagttCTATAAAAGccaaaatgaaaacaaaaaaaactgctgGTGATCGTAAAATTTGACATGACCAGCAAAGTTTCTAAGAACATTTTTGAACACCCTATATATTCCCTCTCTAATGCAAAAATCCATACCTCGGTAGgtatggaaaaaatatatttaaaaaacttaagcCTACATAAGGCAAAATGTTAACTATctaataactataataatatttttcataattgaaAGTAAAAATTTTGGTAACTATATTTGTACCTTACAGTAACTTACCGTCTAAAAAATTAAgagagtaaaaaataaattctttattgtgcAAAAATACGTATTAAAATTTGCAATAAGTATAGTAAATTCTATCTAATTTAAGTCTTGGCGAATACACAATCGTATTATTGCTTTGTAGATAGTTCTAATAGGCACTAACTGTTAtgtacaggctgttgcaaaaaggggatactaaaccgaaaccaacatgtgcagcatggtatatctaagcccgaaactgaaatcagaatttcaaaattcgcgaaaaaaaaactatctccatagtaaaaagtcatgtgaccaacaaagtttctatggaaaatgttttttttttttgcaaattttgaaattctgatttcagtttcggctgcatgcacatgtaggtttcggcttagtataccatttttgcaacaccctgtatacagggaggaattttattagtggtccaatcaaattaaaaaaagttgcACCGAAAAATTCCACCCTGCTTCATTAAAACTCTacaatttcttttttttgcGTACAAAAAACCTATAAGAAATGTGCGTATACAAGGGGTGGAATTTCATCGTGAGACCTCCAAAAAGAGGCCagatatatttaattaaaaaaaacatttacaagaaaatttaTTCGTAAAtgtcaatttatttttatcatagaAAAAAATTGAATCCCTGAAATTGTACCCTAAAAGGTAAAGAATGAAgtcaacattaaaaaatatgatataaagtgaaaaaaatatattgaaaaacTACAGATGGGCATAAATTTTGGTGAAACACCTACAAACATATTGCCCAACCGTATTATTATACCTGCAAAGAGCTGCCAACCTCcaatgatggagaggcactttaagaagaagaagatgtaTTATCACCCTCAAACTTTCGCTTTTACTCCATTCTTTTCCGCTTCCTTTTTCTGTCTCTTCCACTTATTTATGAACGGCATAAACAGCCAAAGAGACGCACCGCCCAAAAATATGAACCCAAATGTCACGAACATACTCACAAAATTCTTATTTCTCTCAAACCAGAGGCCACAGATCGGTGGACCAACCAGCTGCAATAAACCGTTGACAAACAGACTTATACCATACGTGGACATCAGACGTTCTACCCCTAGGATTTCTGCCATAACTAGAGTGGTTACCCCGTTGTTTATGCCAGACGCTAGGCCGAACAACGCACAGCAAACACTTATAGCCATGTAGGAAGATAAAAACGGTAACACCACTAACGTTATACCAGAGAAAATTAACCCCCCAACAAAATATACAGGTTTGGGGACAAAATTTAAGTCGCATAACGCTGAACCGCCAATTCTGCCGACTAAGTCCAAAGCGGATACTGTACTTAGGAGCAACGCTCCTCTAGCTTTGTCGAAACCTACGTTTTGAGCGTGTGAAGGCAGGAGTATAATGAAATTGGTACACGATATAGCAACAGTACTGCTGGACAAAAGGATGACCAAATACGTTGGGTCTTTCAAAAGGGTAACATCGAAGAATTTGTTAGGCTCACTTTTTTCCGTCTTCCTCTTCTTTTTAATGCAAAAACAACAGTAGTAGACATCAGCCACACTATCAGTTATTGATTTTAGAGAGAATTGGGAAGCGAACTCGTTGGGTCTCTCAAAGGCAGATAGGGTTGACCCGTGGAACTGGGTCGATACATAATTGAAGCTAGATGTTGAGAAATTCCTCCTTGGGCCAGCGTAGCTGAGTTTCCTACCGAAACCCTCTTGGGAACCTAGTTTCCCAGCTATCGAAGCTGAACTATAAGTATTCTTAGGAACAGTCCTAGTATACGACAGCTTTCTTTTAGACATGTTGTGTCTCAACTGACTTTGGGACGACAAGGTTGGTATGCAGTTTTGACTGTTATTCAGTTGGGCAGAAGATGGAATTTTATCTGGCTTCGTTTCGGCATCTCCGTTCATTTTGTCGCTAGTGTTTATTCTGGGGATTTGCTGTTCCATCGCGATGGATTCTCCTGGTTCGTCTTCATTCTCTTCTAGCAAGATGTCGTCCTgtagatgaaaaaaaaacgagtGATGTAGCGAAATATAACGGTTGTTATCTATCAAAAAAGTTACTGTTTAATGAACTATTTTGTCACTcgctgtcaaagaacaaattgttctctgtcagagagtgacaaaacagttcattaGCTAAGGcatccagtaacttttttatgaataaggggggaAATATTTAGCGTTTTTGCTAGTTACATATTGGTAACATTGTTGGAAAAATTTAATGTTAGTAATATCTTGAATAGTTTATTTCAAATAGAATTAGGCAAAAGGTCAAACTGTGGTATGATATCAACCAATACTGACACTTTTGCTCTCATGATGGCCTCCTCTATTGGTCATTATCATGCCTAAATTTAAACTGTCACAAGTTACCAAAATATAActattaataacaatattattataattatttgaggAAACTACAAAATAAGCTATCGCCAACAAAAAACGCCCAAGTGATGTGTTAATAACGAGATATTCACAACCAAAAATAACATGATAATCACTTTTATTACTAAGCAACAATAACggatattaataataacgcGTTATCTAATTCTACtcatttttatacataaaaatgcgtgtatttttgaaaatgaaactATTGATAGTGACATATACTTAGTGCTTTTGTTAATATTGATGTAAGAAAagtgattatttattatttaacttgaCTTTTATGTGATGTGTGTTATTAAAAGTGTGTTAGATATGAAAAagcattaattttattaaaaagtgaaaaataactttattttttcgtaatttttatttaaaaaaaactatttttatcaaCCAAGGACAGAGAAATTTGGGTACAGGTTGTAACTAAAATAACAGCTTCGATACAGTTTGAAAACTGATTGCCATTATGTAAGTAGAATTTGCTATCGTTATTTtagaaacaccctgtatatagcaCAGCACAACAAAAATGTTAAGCCAATTTAGCCGATTCAGGTAAGTAAAGAAAT
Protein-coding sequences here:
- the LOC105385020 gene encoding monocarboxylate transporter 13 isoform X1; the encoded protein is MAETSTAGGAGEKKDGVDEAEEKLLQENHALIVPAVNREDGVAVKASKKVKLPEEGGGGRFTIGPAPERDWEMVPPDGRWGWCILVGATLVNILIPGTIKSFGVLLVEFNDVFESSASASSGIVALCYFLYSSLGPLSSILSVRWSYRTVTLLGGSFAAFGMICSSWAESISYLYFSFGAMVGAGAGLAFPPTVYIVTSYFVRLRGLANGICMSGSAFGSIILPPVLRLLLESYGYKGAVLILGGIMLNTWAAALLFQPVEEHLVRKYKHTGDEEDQPQLEPFAEEEVTTYYDETPRIVKPEDLVPEKQQNGSPSMLINKSNSDLNDEKQYSERIRKISSSSKHGLQHNSSRISNKQSTPSLVLESVVEGKGSRVNSTEAFGKKLGVPKTPKRSPSASSFQYMSTPFHGSTLSAFEKPSEFASQFSLKSVTDSLAPITYCCGCCKKNRDEDGKKEPSKYFDVNLLKDPIYLVILISNCTCAISYTNFIILVPSYAQEMGFDKSLGAYLLSIISALDLIGRIGGSALSDVVDTPKRYFFITGLLISGLSLAAIPLVSSYSAISAFCSIFGIASGVNVGVTALVMTEMLGTERLMSSYGISLFMNGILQLIGPPICGFWFEYAKSYKSLFITLGFILVGGASLWGFVPIIHRRRAKAQRREQNKA
- the LOC105385020 gene encoding monocarboxylate transporter 12 isoform X3, coding for MSGSPIRQARFGKEFNDVFESSASASSGIVALCYFLYSSLGPLSSILSVRWSYRTVTLLGGSFAAFGMICSSWAESISYLYFSFGAMVGAGAGLAFPPTVYIVTSYFVRLRGLANGICMSGSAFGSIILPPVLRLLLESYGYKGAVLILGGIMLNTWAAALLFQPVEEHLVRKYKHTGDEEDQPQLEPFAEEEVTTYYDETPRIVKPEDLVPEKQQNGSPSMLINKSNSDLNDEKQYSERIRKISSSSKHGLQHNSSRISNKQSTPSLVLESVVEGKGSRVNSTEAFGKKLGVPKTPKRSPSASSFQYMSTPFHGSTLSAFEKPSEFASQFSLKSVTDSLAPITYCCGCCKKNRDEDGKKEPSKYFDVNLLKDPIYLVILISNCTCAISYTNFIILVPSYAQEMGFDKSLGAYLLSIISALDLIGRIGGSALSDVVDTPKRYFFITGLLISGLSLAAIPLVSSYSAISAFCSIFGIASGVNVGVTALVMTEMLGTERLMSSYGISLFMNGILQLIGPPICGFWFEYAKSYKSLFITLGFILVGGASLWGFVPIIHRRRAKAQRREQNKA
- the LOC105385020 gene encoding monocarboxylate transporter 9 isoform X2 codes for the protein MAETSTAGGAGEKKDGVDEAEEKLLQENHALIVPAVNREDGVAVKASKKVKLPEEGGGGRFTIGPAPERDWEMVPPDGRWGWCILVGATLVNILIPGTIKSFGVLLVEFNDVFESSASASSGIVALCYFLYSSLGPLSSILSVRWSYRTVTLLGGSFAAFGMICSSWAESISYLYFSFGAMVGAGAGLAFPPTVYIVTSYFVRLRGLANGICMSGSAFGSIILPPVLRLLLESYGYKGAVLILGGIMLNTWAAALLFQPVEEHLVRKYKHTGDEEDQPQDDILLEENEDEPGESIAMEQQIPRINTSDKMNGDAETKPDKIPSSAQLNNSQNCIPTLSSQSQLRHNMSKRKLSYTRTVPKNTYSSASIAGKLGSQEGFGRKLSYAGPRRNFSTSSFNYVSTQFHGSTLSAFERPNEFASQFSLKSITDSVADVYYCCFCIKKKRKTEKSEPNKFFDVTLLKDPTYLVILLSSSTVAISCTNFIILLPSHAQNVGFDKARGALLLSTVSALDLVGRIGGSALCDLNFVPKPVYFVGGLIFSGITLVVLPFLSSYMAISVCCALFGLASGINNGVTTLVMAEILGVERLMSTYGISLFVNGLLQLVGPPICGLWFERNKNFVSMFVTFGFIFLGGASLWLFMPFINKWKRQKKEAEKNGVKAKV